The Insulibacter thermoxylanivorax genomic sequence ACAGACGGATGTGCTGCGGACGGACCTGGCACCATGGCACCGACGGCTCCATGAGATGAGGCCGCGACAGATTCGTCAGCCAACTGGATCAGCTGGACTGGCATAGGCCGGAGTAAACCGGCAGGGCTGCTGCTCGCAGAACATGTCCGGCGCAGCCGCTGCCGCTGCTGATCTTCAAGATGTCTGCTTCATCCGATTCTTTCCTATCTGACGACCAGGCATCCGGACCTGCTTCTTCGGATGCGCGCCGATCGCCTCAGAAGGAAGCTCACTCATAGGTCTTATTGTCATTTTACCCCAGAGCAGGGGGAGACGCTAGCTTTTTGAACAGATAAAATGTGTATTTTGACCTAGTTACCTGGTTGCCTGGTTGCTAGTTGCGTCCGATTAAGGTTATAGATTGCGTATCATTATCCCAATAGACATCCCAACCGAGATATTCCGACAGCACCCGCACAGGAACCAGCGTCCGGTTGTTCAGCGCTGTCGGCGCGATCGGTGCGGTGACTTTGCGGCCATTGAAGTTCATCTCCTGTTCACCGATCCACATCTCGATATATTGTCCGCCTCTCACCAGCGTTACCTTGTTCGTCTGCGGATCATAGGAGACGTCGCCGTCCAGTGCCTCGACGATGAAGCGAATCGGCACCATCGTATACCGGTCGATGATCACCGGCGGCTGATCAAGGGTGCGCTCTTCGCCGTCCACCAGCATCTTCGTGTTGTTCACTTGCAGCTCGATCCGCTTGTTCTCCGGATCAGCCGGCATCTGAACCGCTTGGAAGACGATATTGTCAATCGCAAGCTCACCGCGCACGACCTCAGGATCCACCATCGCCATCAGCTCCTCCAGCGAGATCATAGAGAGGTCGATATTCGGCAGAGGATTCTCCGGCGATTCTTGGACCAGACGCTGCAGCGTCAGCGGATATGGGATCTTGCGGCTGCTGAGATCGATCTCCACTGTGCGCCAGCCCGTCCAGTCTATAGTACCTATAGGTATCGTATGCAGGGTGCCTTTTGTGTCCGTAGCCTCTAACCAAAGTCTGCTGGACTTGCCGTCGCCGTAGACATCGAGTACGAGTTCTTGCGGATTCCCTTGCACTTCGACACCGGCACCGCGGTTGAACTCGATCGCAATCTTCGGCGGTTTGCTGCCATAGATCTGCCCGATCTGGCTGAAATCATAGCGCCACTTCAGCACATTCGAATCCGCTGCTTCTCCGGCGACTTCGTTCGTCACTTCATAACTTACGATCGCCAGCGGGTCGATCAGGTCCACAGAGATCGGCGGCATGGTCGTATCGAAGTCCGCCCACATCTCGCGCGCCAGAGTAGGCAGAAGGATCGCGGTGCTCAGCCCGTCGTAGGTTGCGATGAGACGCGCTGTCGCATCTTCAGCGACTTCTTCCACAGTCAGGACGCCATCGCTCACCGAGCCGCGGAAGCCCTCGATCTTCCACTCGATCGCATCCGCCGGAACTTCACGCGAGCGGCCGTCCTTCAGCTTGGACTTCACGGTCAGTTCGAGCATGCTGCCATTGCGAATCGCTGCATCCGGCACTTCGATGACCAAGCGATCGATATCCGTGCGGTCGACGATCACCACATCGGTCTTCGCTTCAGCTGCTCCCTTCTTGACGGTGATCGTGGCCTTGCCTTTCTGGCTCGGGATGAAGCGGCCCTGCTCGAATCGCCCGTATCCTTCCGTCACCGAGAATTCATATTCAGGGGATGTCAAATCGATCTTCGTTACCGGGTTGTAGTACTCATCATAGCCTCTGACCGGCAGCTCTGCGCGCTCACCGACGAACAGGAATGGCATCTGATCCATGATCAGACCGATGATCTGACCTTGCGGCGCCGTCGTATACACGCCGATGCCGTTCACTACTTGGCGCATCGACCCTTGAGAAGGTGTATTCACCAAGGATGCTGTTGTATCGCCAAGCTCCCGCGCCACCATCGTAGTCGAACCGCCGCCGTCGAGATTGATGCCGCGCCATACGCCAACTTGGATCATCGCCTCTTGCAGTTCCTTCAGCGTCATGCCGCGGCTGGTCGAGGACCTGTCAGCAGTCAGCAGGTACACATACCGGCCGTCCGCCGAATAGCCCACTGCTGTCCGGGCTGCTGGTGAATAGCCGGAGTTATTCTTGACATCCGTCGTGTAAGCCGTCGCCCGGCCCTGATCAACCAGCAGCGTCTGCCCGCCGATCAGCATCTTGAACTGGGTGGGATCTACCGGCGCTCCTGTATGACGGTCCCGCATCTGATAGAACGTAAGGATCGGCTCGCCGATGTTCACATGTTCCTGCAGGAATTCCGCACCCTTGCCTTCACCACGCAGCAGATAGCCGTTCTCTGGAATCTCCACATCCAGCATCTCATCGATGGACATCTGGGTGACGATCCCATCGACCACCAGAACCTCCGTCGGTGGATAATGGCTGCGCTCTGCCCGCGGATGCGGCCCCCAGACAGACGTATACATGAAGATGCTGTCCGTGTGGCTCTGGTTAAGATCCTCATCCCACATGAGCGGCTTGTTAATCCCTCTGAGTTCATAAGTTGCACCGCTTTCCGTCATGACGGTGCCGTCAAAGTCATATTCGCCGATCACGGGCTTGCGGTCCGTTGTCACGCCGAAGGAATACCATCCCTTCAGGAACAAAGGCGATACCGTTAACTCCTGATCCACGATCTGAGCGCCAAGCGGATTGCCCAATGCTGCATTCATATGGAAGAACGACGCGTTCACGCCTGCTACAGCATTGGTCTCGCGGGCCATCCCAAGGACGGTCTGCTTGCTGTTCACCTTGCCCCCCCCTGCCGCTCATTACATTCAATTGAACATAGGGGTTGTGCAAGTCGATGACCAGTACGCGGAGATCCGTGGACTGCGCTAGCTTAACGGCGGAAGGCGCCCACTTATAGGTGCGCAGTACTGCTCCGGACGTCACAATCTCCTCCTTGACGAGTTGGAGGTACGCCTCATTCGCCGCTTGCACGACTTGGCTGGCTTGTGCGGCATAAGCGCCGGGCATCGTCGGCACCGCGAGGAACAATGCCGATAGAGCCGTAGTGGTCGACAACACTATATTAGCAGCACGATTGGCATATTTATGGATTCTATTACGTCTCGTTGTCCTCTTCATGATGCAGTATACACCTCTCCCCAATTGAAGTTTCTCTTAAACTCTTCTATCCGAATGCATCTGCTGGCGACTCATGCAGCTCATGCGACTCCAGCATGGCTCTCGTGCGCATCCTCTTCCAATCCATGCGGTCCATCTTCATCCTCACTTTTTCTCACTTCCATGCATCAGCACATAGCCAGCCGTCTGCTGTCAACTTCATAGGCTGCGTTGCCTCATATCCATGTAAGAATAAGATGTACCGGCCTGCGATCACTCTCCTTGACATTTTGGGGGTTCAATCCTGTAATAGACAGGAGATTGCTTCCACTTCTCGTGATATACTAGAGTAGTGAGCGAGCTCACACCAATGTGTTCTGAGAGATTCTACTGACCGCATCTTGCAATAGATTGGAGGATCGCCCTATTGATATAGACTGTTTTTTTGGTAAAAAGTTACGAGATTTTGTGCTGGTAAATTTTTTTGTTCACTTTCAAGCTAACAGGGCCTTGAAACGCTGGTGCAGCATCTTTTCTCTGATAAATATTGCAAATTAGTGCTACCAACACGCCCATCCTTCGTATTATTGA encodes the following:
- a CDS encoding stalk domain-containing protein; translated protein: MNSKQTVLGMARETNAVAGVNASFFHMNAALGNPLGAQIVDQELTVSPLFLKGWYSFGVTTDRKPVIGEYDFDGTVMTESGATYELRGINKPLMWDEDLNQSHTDSIFMYTSVWGPHPRAERSHYPPTEVLVVDGIVTQMSIDEMLDVEIPENGYLLRGEGKGAEFLQEHVNIGEPILTFYQMRDRHTGAPVDPTQFKMLIGGQTLLVDQGRATAYTTDVKNNSGYSPAARTAVGYSADGRYVYLLTADRSSTSRGMTLKELQEAMIQVGVWRGINLDGGGSTTMVARELGDTTASLVNTPSQGSMRQVVNGIGVYTTAPQGQIIGLIMDQMPFLFVGERAELPVRGYDEYYNPVTKIDLTSPEYEFSVTEGYGRFEQGRFIPSQKGKATITVKKGAAEAKTDVVIVDRTDIDRLVIEVPDAAIRNGSMLELTVKSKLKDGRSREVPADAIEWKIEGFRGSVSDGVLTVEEVAEDATARLIATYDGLSTAILLPTLAREMWADFDTTMPPISVDLIDPLAIVSYEVTNEVAGEAADSNVLKWRYDFSQIGQIYGSKPPKIAIEFNRGAGVEVQGNPQELVLDVYGDGKSSRLWLEATDTKGTLHTIPIGTIDWTGWRTVEIDLSSRKIPYPLTLQRLVQESPENPLPNIDLSMISLEELMAMVDPEVVRGELAIDNIVFQAVQMPADPENKRIELQVNNTKMLVDGEERTLDQPPVIIDRYTMVPIRFIVEALDGDVSYDPQTNKVTLVRGGQYIEMWIGEQEMNFNGRKVTAPIAPTALNNRTLVPVRVLSEYLGWDVYWDNDTQSITLIGRN